One genomic window of Arcobacter lacus includes the following:
- a CDS encoding SdiA-regulated domain-containing protein, whose protein sequence is MKNSLLVNKKLYIFFLVFFIFVIAHSTDIDDKLLYKFFHWEEKFGIVKGEHKKELISINEIEKNLSGITYNENSDTLFVITNSPRDIYELDKNGKVLRKIDLKGFKDTEDITFIKENTFAILDEELSGIFIVNINEDTKSISIENSIKKFIFDIKKFENFGLEGISYDKVEDKFYVVNERNPKKIVSIKGIMQNNQIEVKVKDELLENNFYLADLSAIHFDDVDRKLYVLSDESALLGRVDDKKSFRKYLDLMDNEISSRMMNPEGITKDKEGNIYIVSEPNLFLSIKRD, encoded by the coding sequence ATGAAAAACAGTTTATTGGTAAATAAAAAATTATATATATTTTTTTTAGTATTTTTTATTTTTGTTATTGCTCATTCAACAGATATAGATGATAAACTTTTATATAAGTTTTTTCATTGGGAAGAAAAATTCGGAATAGTAAAAGGTGAACACAAAAAAGAGTTAATTTCTATAAATGAAATTGAAAAAAATTTATCAGGTATAACATACAATGAAAATTCTGATACTTTATTTGTTATAACAAATTCTCCTAGAGATATTTATGAATTAGATAAAAATGGTAAGGTTTTACGAAAAATAGATTTAAAAGGTTTTAAAGATACTGAAGATATAACCTTTATAAAAGAGAATACATTTGCTATTTTAGATGAAGAATTAAGTGGTATTTTTATTGTAAATATAAATGAAGATACGAAATCTATATCTATCGAAAATAGTATAAAAAAGTTTATTTTTGATATAAAGAAATTTGAGAATTTTGGACTTGAAGGTATAAGTTACGATAAAGTTGAAGATAAATTTTATGTAGTAAATGAAAGAAACCCTAAAAAAATAGTATCTATAAAAGGCATTATGCAAAATAACCAAATAGAAGTAAAAGTTAAAGATGAACTTTTAGAAAATAACTTTTATTTAGCTGATTTATCGGCTATTCATTTTGATGATGTAGATAGAAAACTATATGTATTAAGTGATGAATCAGCACTTTTAGGAAGAGTTGATGATAAAAAAAGTTTTAGAAAATATTTGGATTTAATGGATAATGAAATCTCTTCAAGGATGATGAATCCAGAAGGTATAACAAAAGATAAAGAAGGAAATATTTATATTGTTAGTGAGCCAAATTTATTTTTGAGTATAAAAAGAGATTAG
- a CDS encoding methyl-accepting chemotaxis protein translates to MNKNSLKLKLLIITMVPFIFGIFILSGINFEKTQNTLNDTLAKFEIAITKEKQGLIKHQFEVVQTLIQTIINSEKDTQIAKAKVIELLSGIRYLDDKSGYFFAYEKRGDDYYFGFHPANPALNNTKTDIKAPDVKGYAFREDLIKYAKEQKYVTYYYKNPATKEVVLKMASSIYIPEFNWVLVTGIYADDIEREIKQLNVEINKDINTLFWIAIIVTILLSIVLVFIIIPSINKIIIKPLNIFQDTLETFFKYLNGESKEVHRIKNYSKDEIGQMSKTLDKNIEIARKEIDDNNLFIENTIEILSKFQNGDLSQRLNVEVDDPNLIKLKSVMNKMASELEQNIVNVLKVIDEYSNYNYIDKVDTTKVSNHILKLADGVNILGDSITKMLVENKTNGTTLSNSSDILLKNVEKLNESSTSTAANLEETAASLEEMTSNLRSSTENIQKISNIASSVTNRATNGQKLANETVESMEEINSQITSINEAISVIDQIAFQTNILSLNAAVEAATAGEAGKGFAVVAAEVRNLASRSAEAAREIKEIVESATSKANNGKVIANEMINGYTELNKDIIETIGLIKNFENASKEQLLGIEQINNAVSILDQKTQQNAQVTSQTKDIALSTDNIAKLIIKDVDEKQFIGK, encoded by the coding sequence ATGAATAAAAATTCGTTAAAATTAAAATTGCTGATAATAACAATGGTACCATTTATTTTTGGTATTTTTATCCTCTCAGGAATCAATTTCGAAAAAACACAAAATACTTTAAATGATACTTTGGCAAAGTTTGAAATTGCAATAACAAAAGAGAAACAAGGATTGATAAAACATCAATTTGAAGTTGTTCAAACACTTATTCAAACAATAATAAATAGTGAAAAAGATACGCAAATAGCAAAAGCAAAAGTTATTGAACTATTAAGTGGAATTAGATATCTAGATGATAAAAGTGGATACTTTTTTGCTTATGAAAAAAGAGGCGATGATTATTATTTTGGATTTCATCCTGCAAACCCAGCTTTAAACAATACAAAAACAGATATAAAAGCACCAGATGTGAAAGGTTATGCTTTTAGAGAAGATTTAATTAAATATGCAAAAGAACAAAAATATGTAACATATTATTATAAAAATCCAGCAACAAAAGAAGTTGTTTTAAAAATGGCATCATCTATTTATATTCCTGAATTTAATTGGGTTTTAGTTACTGGAATTTATGCTGATGATATTGAAAGAGAGATAAAACAGTTAAATGTTGAAATAAATAAAGATATTAATACATTATTTTGGATAGCTATAATTGTTACAATTTTACTTAGTATAGTGTTAGTATTTATAATAATTCCATCTATAAATAAAATAATTATAAAACCATTGAATATATTTCAAGATACATTAGAAACTTTTTTCAAATATTTAAATGGAGAAAGTAAAGAAGTTCATAGAATAAAAAATTATTCAAAAGATGAAATCGGTCAAATGTCAAAAACTTTGGACAAAAATATAGAAATAGCAAGAAAAGAGATTGATGATAATAATTTGTTTATTGAAAATACAATAGAAATTTTAAGTAAATTCCAAAATGGTGATTTATCTCAAAGATTGAATGTTGAAGTAGATGATCCAAATTTAATAAAATTAAAATCTGTTATGAATAAAATGGCGAGTGAATTAGAACAAAATATTGTAAATGTCTTAAAAGTTATTGATGAATATAGTAATTATAACTACATAGATAAAGTTGATACAACAAAAGTTTCAAATCACATTTTAAAACTTGCTGACGGAGTAAATATTCTTGGTGATTCTATAACAAAAATGCTTGTAGAAAATAAAACAAATGGAACAACATTATCAAATAGTTCTGATATTTTATTGAAAAATGTAGAAAAATTAAATGAAAGTTCAACAAGTACAGCAGCAAATCTTGAAGAAACAGCAGCTTCGTTAGAAGAGATGACTTCAAATTTAAGAAGTAGTACTGAAAATATACAAAAGATTTCAAATATTGCTTCAAGTGTAACAAACAGAGCAACAAATGGTCAAAAACTAGCTAATGAAACTGTTGAATCAATGGAAGAAATAAATTCACAAATCACTTCAATAAATGAAGCAATTAGTGTAATAGATCAAATTGCATTCCAAACAAATATTTTATCTTTAAATGCAGCAGTTGAAGCAGCAACAGCTGGAGAAGCAGGAAAAGGATTTGCAGTTGTTGCTGCAGAAGTGCGAAATCTAGCTTCGAGAAGCGCAGAAGCAGCAAGAGAAATAAAAGAGATTGTTGAGTCAGCAACTTCAAAAGCTAATAATGGAAAAGTAATAGCAAATGAGATGATAAATGGCTATACAGAGTTAAATAAAGATATCATAGAAACAATAGGTTTAATTAAAAATTTTGAAAATGCAAGTAAAGAGCAGCTTTTAGGAATAGAACAAATAAATAATGCTGTTTCAATTTTAGATCAAAAAACACAACAAAATGCCCAAGTTACATCTCAAACAAAAGATATTGCTTTATCAACTGATAATATAGCTAAATTGATTATTAAAGATGTAGATGAAAAACAGTTTATTGGTAAATAA
- a CDS encoding class I SAM-dependent methyltransferase: MQNINNYLSLLLAQQKTEILELALELKIFKLIEENINTIFIISSKININEHKTKILLDSLVFMELLDINQDKYLNTKFAKESFIYGTSSYCGDVFLHRKQLAENGKKMMKSIFEEKKELEDMKTAKLWANASKKFLKQEQKNLIAPMAVDIIKNLKEFSSLNNMLDLGCASGVIGLEITKNHPNIKTTLFDYEEVTNITKEHINEYNLQNRVFVLSGDIEKNDIGKNYDLIWCSNIFYFFKNKKEVIKKIYDALNPNGILVSCHVEIDTKNSLDENSFFYFLSLNLQGKNILKPMELSDIFEEVGFKSINSYTTYKTPMTPSQIHICKK, encoded by the coding sequence ATGCAAAATATAAACAACTATTTATCACTACTGTTAGCTCAACAAAAAACCGAGATTTTAGAACTAGCTTTAGAGTTAAAAATCTTTAAATTAATAGAAGAGAATATAAATACGATTTTTATAATCTCTTCAAAAATAAACATAAATGAACATAAAACAAAAATATTATTGGATAGTTTAGTTTTTATGGAACTTTTGGACATAAATCAAGATAAATATCTCAATACAAAATTTGCTAAAGAATCGTTTATTTATGGAACTTCTTCATATTGTGGTGATGTTTTTTTACATAGAAAACAGCTAGCTGAAAATGGTAAAAAAATGATGAAATCAATATTTGAAGAAAAAAAAGAGTTAGAAGATATGAAAACTGCAAAACTTTGGGCAAATGCTTCAAAAAAGTTTTTAAAACAAGAACAAAAAAATCTAATCGCTCCAATGGCAGTTGATATTATAAAAAATTTAAAAGAGTTTTCTAGCTTAAATAACATGTTAGATCTTGGTTGTGCTTCTGGAGTTATTGGTTTAGAAATTACAAAAAATCATCCAAATATAAAAACAACTTTATTTGATTATGAAGAGGTTACAAACATAACAAAAGAACATATAAATGAGTATAACTTACAAAATAGAGTTTTTGTTTTAAGTGGAGATATTGAAAAAAATGACATTGGAAAAAATTATGATTTAATTTGGTGTAGTAATATTTTCTATTTCTTTAAAAATAAAAAAGAGGTAATAAAAAAAATTTATGATGCTTTAAATCCAAACGGTATATTAGTAAGTTGTCATGTTGAAATCGATACAAAAAATAGTCTTGATGAAAATAGTTTTTTTTACTTTTTATCTTTAAATTTACAAGGTAAAAATATCTTAAAACCTATGGAATTATCTGATATATTTGAAGAAGTTGGATTTAAATCAATAAATTCATACACAACATATAAAACACCTATGACACCGAGTCAAATCCATATTTGTAAGAAGTAA
- a CDS encoding MFS transporter → MNQLTKKNILFSILFTAILTPMIFFVMGLPMILQIKGFDASLIGIFQLAGLPMIFKFLMSPPIDKIVFEKKHYKKWTFYIGILYILLLIIISFLSLENSIYSVFIAILITAFISTFMDIPLNALAIKTFTKEQSLSAGSYKISAYSMASLLGGGIFLLVFNHLGWNLTFILMALLVLFSLFALYFIEENDEIIYVEKISSKNIITFFKQKDIGIWIFILSFYFVSISALWVFMKPYLIHKGVKPDDVAIWVGIYGSFIAILGGALSNYIGKKFSKKNLLIIFMFFNIFSTSLLIFIEQYNLTFYYLIISVTFIALAIALSSAIIFSMIMDYSRKESRAIDYSVQSSIFSFTRIISAVIAGIIVSNFGFDKMFIFELFCLILVTFVIYKKYI, encoded by the coding sequence ATGAATCAACTAACTAAAAAAAATATTCTGTTTTCAATTTTATTTACAGCAATTTTAACTCCTATGATTTTTTTTGTCATGGGACTTCCTATGATTTTACAAATAAAAGGTTTTGATGCATCATTAATTGGAATTTTTCAATTAGCAGGTTTACCGATGATATTTAAGTTTTTAATGTCTCCACCAATAGATAAAATAGTATTTGAAAAAAAACACTATAAGAAATGGACATTTTATATAGGAATATTATATATTTTACTTCTAATTATAATTAGTTTTTTATCTTTAGAAAATAGCATTTATTCTGTTTTTATAGCTATTTTGATAACTGCATTTATTTCAACTTTTATGGATATTCCACTTAATGCTTTGGCTATAAAAACTTTCACAAAAGAGCAAAGTTTAAGTGCAGGAAGTTATAAAATAAGTGCTTATAGTATGGCATCACTATTAGGTGGAGGAATCTTTTTACTTGTTTTTAATCATCTTGGTTGGAACTTAACTTTTATTTTAATGGCTCTTTTGGTTCTATTTTCATTATTTGCTTTGTATTTTATAGAAGAAAATGATGAAATAATATATGTAGAAAAAATCTCTTCAAAAAATATAATCACTTTTTTCAAACAAAAAGATATTGGTATTTGGATTTTTATTTTAAGTTTTTATTTTGTCTCAATAAGTGCTCTTTGGGTATTTATGAAACCATATTTGATTCACAAAGGTGTAAAACCAGATGATGTAGCTATTTGGGTTGGAATTTATGGAAGTTTCATAGCTATTTTAGGTGGAGCTTTAAGTAACTATATTGGGAAGAAGTTTTCAAAAAAGAATCTACTTATTATTTTTATGTTTTTTAATATTTTTAGTACAAGCCTTTTGATTTTTATTGAACAGTATAATCTAACATTTTATTATCTAATCATAAGTGTTACTTTTATAGCTTTAGCCATTGCTTTATCATCAGCTATAATTTTTTCTATGATTATGGATTATTCAAGAAAAGAATCACGAGCTATTGATTATTCAGTTCAATCAAGTATTTTTTCATTTACTAGAATAATTTCTGCTGTAATCGCAGGAATAATTGTTTCCAATTTTGGTTTTGACAAAATGTTTATTTTTGAACTATTTTGTTTAATTTTAGTCACTTTTGTTATCTATAAAAAGTATATTTAG
- a CDS encoding class I SAM-dependent DNA methyltransferase: MGLDLYAKVEPYLDFEEEVYTLHKEFLRFVMVNDLDNIIDIGCGQGYFLENLKVNKKKYFGIDLSVEQIKVCEEKGLNAKAIALKDVKEKYDCATAIFDVLNYIPKEELKTFLKETNEVLNQGAYFIFDVNSYFGFDEVAQGTITIDVEDKFIAIDANFENNKLQTDITLFEKQENGLFSKEQDSIIQEYHSKEFLTKVLKETGFKLIEIKEFNLHTDEIADKLIFICKK; the protein is encoded by the coding sequence ATGGGTTTAGATTTATATGCAAAAGTTGAACCTTATTTAGACTTTGAAGAGGAAGTTTATACTTTACACAAAGAATTTTTACGATTTGTGATGGTAAATGACCTTGATAATATTATTGATATTGGTTGTGGTCAAGGATATTTTTTAGAAAATTTAAAAGTAAATAAAAAAAAGTATTTTGGAATTGATTTAAGTGTTGAACAAATAAAAGTTTGTGAAGAAAAAGGTTTAAATGCAAAAGCAATTGCTTTAAAAGATGTAAAAGAAAAATATGATTGTGCAACTGCAATATTTGATGTATTAAATTATATTCCAAAAGAAGAGTTGAAAACTTTTCTAAAAGAAACAAATGAAGTCTTAAATCAAGGTGCATATTTTATCTTTGATGTTAACTCATATTTTGGTTTTGATGAGGTTGCACAAGGAACAATAACAATAGATGTTGAAGATAAATTTATCGCAATTGATGCAAATTTTGAAAATAACAAACTTCAAACTGATATTACACTTTTTGAAAAACAGGAAAATGGATTGTTTTCAAAAGAACAAGATTCAATAATACAAGAATATCACTCAAAAGAGTTTCTAACAAAAGTCCTAAAAGAGACAGGATTTAAACTAATAGAGATAAAAGAGTTTAATCTTCATACTGATGAAATAGCAGATAAATTGATATTTATTTGTAAAAAATAG
- a CDS encoding TonB-dependent siderophore receptor — protein sequence MKPIKNTITYSICLSISLLSQTFAQETTVLDEIKVSTENSNYSTQNDNYYKTKSQSATKTDTPIRETPQSVQVVSNEIIKELNAVKIEDVLDYTSGVSRQNNFAGMWDNFSIRGFAGNENTGMSLLKNGFADNRGYNAPRDTANIESIEFLKGPSGSLYGNSEPGGTINIVTKEPKFTKEHSIKADVGSYDFYRMALDSTAPINDNLAYRLNVATEKKGSFRDHIESQRYVVAPSLLYSINDDTFVSYMGEFIEQKAPFDRGIALIDGKNVMNPKNFLGNPDDGDVTLKNQTHQLKLEHYFSDSWSSRMGVAYKNNSLKGFGSEVTPATKITTDSINLRTRYRNYTSDDIQFQADLQNVTDIKDATNTLLFGVETYRFEQDSILYTNKDTVRVDNIRSNPTYTVLKTGLGSLSTDKYEEQKGIALFVQDEVAYKDFRFLTGLRYDEVRMDNVNHLDSSSVKQNDYAVSPRVGITYLIDDMWSVYTTSGTSFRPNTGTDIDGKTFESERSVSIETGLKFESEDKKTGGTLSFYQIEKKNVLAKDPNDDSYFIATGKVKSKGIEFDFNGKITDNIKANFNYTYTDAKVVEDSTYEGNELLNIPKHTSSVLLMWEDSLSLNSSYGIGTGVTYVGRKAGNVNNDFYLPDYTTAKIVSYYKVNKELNFSLNIDNLFDKEYIASSYDVSWLTVGNPRTATLSMTYKF from the coding sequence ATGAAACCTATAAAAAATACAATTACTTATTCAATTTGCTTATCGATAAGTTTGCTATCACAAACTTTTGCTCAAGAGACAACAGTTTTAGATGAGATAAAAGTCTCAACTGAAAATAGCAATTATTCAACACAAAATGATAACTACTACAAAACAAAATCACAATCAGCGACAAAAACTGATACTCCTATTAGAGAAACTCCTCAATCAGTACAAGTTGTTTCAAATGAGATTATCAAAGAACTTAATGCAGTTAAAATAGAAGATGTTTTAGATTATACAAGTGGTGTATCAAGACAAAATAACTTTGCTGGTATGTGGGATAATTTTTCGATTAGAGGATTTGCAGGAAACGAAAATACTGGAATGAGTTTACTAAAAAATGGTTTTGCAGATAATCGTGGATATAACGCTCCAAGAGATACAGCAAATATTGAAAGTATAGAGTTTTTAAAAGGACCATCAGGTTCTTTATATGGAAATAGTGAGCCAGGAGGAACTATAAATATTGTAACAAAAGAGCCAAAGTTTACAAAAGAACATTCAATTAAAGCTGATGTAGGAAGTTATGATTTTTATAGAATGGCTTTAGATTCTACAGCTCCTATAAATGATAATTTAGCTTATAGATTAAATGTAGCTACAGAAAAAAAAGGAAGTTTTAGAGATCATATTGAAAGTCAAAGATATGTTGTTGCTCCATCTTTACTTTATTCTATCAATGACGATACTTTTGTATCTTATATGGGAGAATTTATTGAACAAAAAGCTCCATTTGATAGAGGAATTGCTTTAATAGATGGAAAAAATGTAATGAATCCTAAAAATTTTCTTGGTAATCCAGATGATGGTGATGTAACACTTAAAAATCAAACTCATCAACTAAAACTAGAACACTATTTTTCTGATAGTTGGAGCAGTAGAATGGGAGTTGCATATAAAAATAATAGCTTAAAAGGTTTTGGTTCAGAAGTTACTCCAGCAACAAAAATAACAACAGATAGCATAAATCTTCGTACAAGATATAGAAATTATACTTCAGATGATATTCAATTTCAAGCTGATTTACAAAATGTTACTGATATAAAAGATGCTACAAATACTCTTTTATTTGGAGTAGAAACATATCGTTTTGAACAAGATTCAATACTTTACACTAACAAAGATACAGTAAGAGTTGATAATATTCGTTCAAATCCTACTTATACAGTTTTAAAAACTGGATTAGGAAGTCTAAGCACAGACAAATATGAAGAGCAAAAAGGAATAGCTTTATTTGTTCAAGATGAAGTAGCTTATAAAGACTTTAGATTTCTTACGGGACTTAGATATGATGAAGTTAGAATGGATAATGTAAATCATCTTGATAGTAGCTCTGTAAAACAAAATGATTATGCAGTTTCTCCAAGAGTTGGAATTACATACCTAATAGATGATATGTGGTCTGTTTATACAACATCTGGAACATCATTTAGACCAAATACAGGAACAGACATAGATGGAAAAACATTTGAATCTGAAAGAAGTGTATCAATAGAAACTGGTTTAAAATTTGAATCCGAAGATAAAAAAACTGGTGGAACTTTATCTTTTTACCAAATTGAGAAAAAAAATGTATTAGCAAAAGACCCAAATGATGACTCATATTTTATTGCAACAGGAAAAGTTAAAAGTAAAGGTATAGAGTTTGATTTTAATGGAAAAATCACAGACAATATTAAAGCAAATTTCAACTATACATATACAGATGCAAAAGTTGTAGAAGATTCTACTTATGAAGGAAATGAACTTTTAAATATTCCAAAACACACTTCAAGTGTTCTTTTAATGTGGGAAGATTCATTGTCTCTAAATAGCTCTTATGGTATAGGAACTGGTGTAACTTATGTTGGTAGAAAAGCAGGAAATGTAAATAATGATTTTTATTTACCAGATTATACAACAGCAAAAATCGTTTCTTACTATAAAGTAAATAAAGAGTTAAATTTTAGTTTAAACATTGATAATTTATTTGATAAAGAGTATATCGCAAGTAGTTATGATGTATCTTGGCTTACAGTTGGTAATCCACGAACTGCAACATTAAGTATGACTTATAAATTTTAG
- the trpS gene encoding tryptophan--tRNA ligase translates to MRILSGIQPSGTIHIGNYFGMIKKMIESQNEGELFAFLASYHALTSVKDKEALENNTYEAAINFLALGMDPEKSTFWVQHDVKEVLELYWILSNHTSMGLLERAHSYKDKTARGIVAGHGLFSYPVLMAADILLFDSNIVPVGKDQIQHVEMTRDIATSFNHAYGKEIFILPEAKVDEVVATVPGTDGAKMSKSYNNTIDMFTSPKQRKKQVMGIVTDSKELDEPKEWENCNIYTLCKLFMNEDELKDLQKRYATPGEGYGHFKMTLLDKINEYFAPYEEKREYYLNNKKEVREILAFGASKAKKIASAKMEQIRDIIGLI, encoded by the coding sequence TTGAGAATTTTATCAGGTATTCAACCATCAGGAACTATTCATATAGGAAACTACTTTGGTATGATAAAAAAGATGATAGAGTCACAAAATGAAGGTGAACTTTTTGCATTTTTAGCATCATATCATGCTTTAACATCAGTAAAAGATAAAGAAGCTTTAGAAAATAATACTTATGAAGCAGCAATTAACTTTTTAGCGCTTGGAATGGACCCAGAAAAATCAACATTTTGGGTTCAACATGATGTAAAAGAGGTTCTTGAGTTATATTGGATACTATCAAATCATACTTCAATGGGATTACTAGAGCGAGCACACTCATACAAAGATAAAACTGCACGAGGAATTGTTGCTGGGCATGGATTATTTTCATATCCAGTTTTAATGGCAGCTGATATTTTATTATTTGACTCAAATATAGTTCCAGTTGGAAAAGACCAAATTCAACACGTTGAAATGACAAGAGATATTGCAACTTCATTTAATCACGCTTATGGTAAAGAGATTTTTATTTTACCAGAAGCAAAAGTTGATGAAGTAGTTGCAACAGTTCCAGGAACGGATGGAGCTAAAATGTCTAAATCATATAACAACACAATTGATATGTTTACATCACCAAAACAAAGAAAAAAACAAGTTATGGGAATAGTAACTGACTCAAAAGAACTTGATGAACCAAAAGAGTGGGAAAATTGTAATATTTATACTTTATGTAAACTATTTATGAATGAAGATGAATTAAAAGATTTACAAAAAAGATATGCAACTCCAGGTGAAGGTTATGGACATTTTAAAATGACATTGCTTGATAAAATAAATGAATATTTTGCACCTTATGAAGAAAAAAGAGAATACTATTTAAACAACAAAAAAGAGGTAAGAGAGATTTTAGCTTTTGGAGCAAGTAAAGCTAAAAAAATTGCAAGTGCAAAAATGGAACAAATAAGAGATATCATAGGATTAATATAA
- the hisG gene encoding ATP phosphoribosyltransferase, whose product MLTIALPKGRIADETLDRFEKAFGEKFVFEDRKLILKKSGFTFLNVRNQDVPTYVMHGAADLGVVGLDVLEEKEYDLIKLLDLKLGKCKVAFGLRAGEKLNFDKSKITIATKHEKIAKKYFEEKAMAVEIIKLYGSIELAPLVGLCDCIVDIVETGETMKQNGLEVGPTIMESSAHLISNKNSFYAKKDLILDLKEKIEVFL is encoded by the coding sequence ATGCTAACAATTGCATTGCCTAAAGGAAGAATTGCAGATGAGACGCTTGATAGATTTGAAAAAGCTTTTGGTGAAAAGTTTGTTTTTGAAGATAGAAAATTAATATTAAAGAAAAGTGGATTTACTTTTTTAAATGTAAGAAATCAAGATGTTCCAACGTATGTGATGCATGGTGCTGCTGATTTAGGTGTTGTTGGGCTTGATGTTTTAGAAGAAAAAGAGTATGACTTAATCAAACTTTTAGATTTAAAATTGGGAAAATGTAAAGTTGCTTTTGGACTTAGAGCTGGTGAAAAACTAAATTTTGATAAAAGTAAAATTACAATTGCTACAAAACATGAAAAAATAGCTAAAAAATATTTTGAAGAAAAAGCAATGGCTGTTGAGATTATAAAACTTTATGGTTCTATTGAACTTGCACCTTTAGTTGGACTTTGTGATTGTATTGTTGATATTGTTGAAACAGGTGAAACTATGAAACAAAACGGGCTTGAAGTAGGACCCACAATTATGGAAAGTAGTGCTCACTTAATATCAAACAAAAACTCTTTTTATGCAAAAAAAGATTTGATTTTAGATTTAAAAGAAAAAATAGAAGTGTTTTTATAA
- a CDS encoding DUF1624 domain-containing protein, with translation MNTTSTTQQLNQRLFSIDILRGFVMVIMILDHVRETFFLHYQMSDPMDITSTDTILIICRFLAHICAPTFIFLTGLSAYLYMQKVQSKKETSWFLFTRGLFLIFLELTFVNFAWTFEFPMEKLYLQVIWAIGFSMIFLSVLIYLPKKILFILAIIIIFGHNLLDSVHFEKDSIFYIPWAVLHERTWIEFSQDFKVRTSYPILPWIGVISLGFIAGEWFNKNINFQTRKNYLLKTTLILLSSFIVIRFINVYGDTPYINYASISNTILSFFNITKYPPSLLFILLTLGICTFLLMLFEKYQNLKSISWLKNFGAAPMFFYLLHLYFLKFLYLSAVAIYGLNQGLYFGFSHTWQMPLLSILFAFILYFPTKWYANLKQKRRDIKWLKYL, from the coding sequence ATGAATACTACTTCAACAACACAACAACTAAATCAAAGACTCTTTTCGATAGATATTCTAAGAGGTTTTGTAATGGTTATTATGATACTTGATCATGTAAGAGAAACTTTTTTCCTTCATTATCAGATGAGTGATCCTATGGATATTACATCAACAGATACTATTTTAATTATTTGTAGATTTTTAGCACATATTTGTGCCCCTACTTTTATATTTTTAACTGGACTTTCTGCATATTTATATATGCAAAAAGTTCAAAGTAAAAAAGAAACTTCTTGGTTTTTATTTACAAGAGGATTATTTTTAATCTTTTTAGAATTAACTTTTGTAAATTTCGCTTGGACATTTGAGTTCCCGATGGAAAAACTATATTTACAAGTAATCTGGGCTATTGGATTTAGTATGATTTTTCTTTCAGTATTGATTTATCTTCCAAAAAAGATTCTTTTTATTCTTGCTATTATAATCATCTTTGGACACAATTTATTAGATTCTGTACATTTTGAAAAAGATTCTATTTTTTATATACCTTGGGCAGTTTTACATGAAAGAACTTGGATAGAGTTTTCACAAGATTTTAAAGTTAGAACTTCGTATCCTATTTTACCTTGGATTGGTGTAATATCTCTTGGCTTTATAGCAGGAGAGTGGTTTAATAAAAATATAAATTTCCAAACAAGAAAAAACTATCTTCTAAAAACTACTCTTATTTTATTATCTAGTTTTATTGTGATTAGGTTTATAAATGTTTATGGAGATACACCATATATAAATTATGCCTCTATTTCAAATACTATTTTAAGTTTTTTTAATATTACAAAATATCCTCCATCACTACTTTTTATTTTACTTACTTTAGGAATTTGTACTTTTTTACTTATGCTTTTTGAGAAATATCAAAACTTAAAATCAATTTCATGGTTAAAAAATTTTGGTGCAGCTCCTATGTTTTTTTATCTTCTTCATTTGTATTTTTTAAAATTTTTATATCTTAGTGCAGTTGCAATTTATGGTTTAAATCAAGGTCTATATTTTGGGTTTTCTCATACATGGCAAATGCCTTTATTATCGATTCTTTTTGCATTTATTTTATATTTTCCTACTAAATGGTATGCAAATTTAAAACAAAAAAGAAGAGATATAAAATGGTTAAAATATCTATAA